The Myxococcus guangdongensis genome contains a region encoding:
- a CDS encoding cold-shock protein: MQTGTVKFYNPDKGFGFITAENGSDVFVHCSALESNGFKPLEVGQQVSFDIKEGQQGPPQATNVKRL, encoded by the coding sequence ATGCAGACCGGAACCGTGAAGTTCTACAACCCGGACAAGGGTTTTGGCTTCATCACCGCCGAGAACGGGAGCGACGTTTTCGTGCATTGCTCCGCCCTCGAAAGCAATGGATTCAAACCCCTTGAAGTGGGCCAGCAGGTCTCTTTCGACATCAAAGAGGGGCAGCAGGGCCCGCCGCAGGCAACGAACGTCAAGCGTCTGTGA